The Phormidium yuhuli AB48 DNA window TTATCGAGAGCAATCGAAAATCAAAATGTTAAGCCAAATCAGCTATCTGAAGCTTTACGTAAAGAGTGGATTCGAATAACTGCACAAACCGACAAAGATTTAAGTTATACAAATAGATTTAAATATGCCACAGAGCTTTATGAATTGACATCATCTTCTGCATCCATATCAGCATCAAAGTTTGATTTAATAAAACATAAGGCAGGTGGGAACTGGGATGATAAAAAAATCTACAAACTCAGTCAGCGTCTAGGTATTATTTTATCTATAGACGAAGAAACCCAGAGGTCTATCAAAATTCCTATAAAAAATGAGATGGGCCCCTTAGTTTTAATCAGAAAGCTTCGAAACGACCTGGCTCATGGTAAAATATCATTCGTGGAATGTAGTGAAAATACATCGGTTAATGACCTTCGAGATTTAACAAATAAAATATCTAGATATCTTTTACAAGTCGTAATTTCTTTTGAAAACTTTATAAATAATGAAGAGTTTTTGAGATAAATTTAATTTTTTTCTTTTGATCCAACTGAATTTCCCAAGCAAAATAATTTCCAGGCTAATTTACAAATATAAATGATAGAAGTTTTTCAATGATTATAAATTGTCTGCAAAACCATAAAAATAGCCAAAAACAGGTGGATTCTTATAAGCTAACAGCAGTCGATTTATTTTGCGGTGCCGGGGGGTTGACATGCGGTCTAGAAAAAACAGGAATTAATGTCACGTTTGGAATTGATATTGACCCAGAGTGTCAATATCCGTATGAAACCAATAATAAGGCTATTTTTCTTAATAAAGATATAAAACAAATATCATCAAAAAAACTATTGGATTTATTTGATAACTCAGAGCTTAAACTTTTAGCTGGCTGCGCTCCTTGTCAACCTTTCTCAACCTATTCACGTAAAAGCGGACAGAAGGATACTACTAAATGGGTGTTAGTTAGTGAGTTTTCTCGCTTAGTTCATGAGGTAAAACCTGAACTCATCACGATGGAAAATGTGCCACAACTCATAAATCATAAAGTTTTCAGAAATTTTTTAAACCAGCTAGAGTATGACCAATACCACCTCTGGTACAACACTGTAGAATGCTCAAGATATGGTGTGCCTCAGACCCGAAAAAGATTAGTTTTAATAGCATCTTTGCTCG harbors:
- a CDS encoding DNA cytosine methyltransferase, giving the protein MIINCLQNHKNSQKQVDSYKLTAVDLFCGAGGLTCGLEKTGINVTFGIDIDPECQYPYETNNKAIFLNKDIKQISSKKLLDLFDNSELKLLAGCAPCQPFSTYSRKSGQKDTTKWVLVSEFSRLVHEVKPELITMENVPQLINHKVFRNFLNQLEYDQYHLWYNTVECSRYGVPQTRKRLVLIASLLGEIKLLPPEALPITKPATVREYIGSLAPIAAGSSDANDPLHKASSLSELNLRRIRASKPGGTWRDWPSELLAECHTKMSGKTYPSVYGRMEWDALAPTITTQCFGYGNGRFGHPAQNRAISLREAALLQTFPDNYQFVSSDSKVSFHTLGRLIGNAVPVRLGEVIGHTLQHHLGL
- a CDS encoding MAE_28990/MAE_18760 family HEPN-like nuclease, translated to MFDLKPDFQERLHEIEVYLDFLDSVNSHIQSGLIGQDESHLKIDPNHQKILHSSVYLQLYSLVESTVVQCLGALSRAIENQNVKPNQLSEALRKEWIRITAQTDKDLSYTNRFKYATELYELTSSSASISASKFDLIKHKAGGNWDDKKIYKLSQRLGIILSIDEETQRSIKIPIKNEMGPLVLIRKLRNDLAHGKISFVECSENTSVNDLRDLTNKISRYLLQVVISFENFINNEEFLR